From the genome of Labrus mixtus chromosome 17, fLabMix1.1, whole genome shotgun sequence:
ATTGTTATCCTAAAGGTTCTGACTACATTAACCAAACAAAACAGACCTTTTTGTTAACGACTACCTtcattatgtttcttttttattaaacaataaacagctgttacatcgcTCTCTTCACAGGTTCCATTAATAAAAAGAGTAATTTTGTTCTTTAATGCACCAGGACATGTTGGCCTACCACTGCTCTTTGATGTTATGAATAGTTATATTAGatttaacacaacacaacaacaaacacataaactaGTTGAAGTGGCTTTAGACTAACAACTACTGTGTTTATCGTGTTAGAAATGGCTATTTATGTCCAAGAAGTTAGGTGAATTTGAAGAGAACATTACAATCCAGACTTGAATGAATCAGAGCCTGTTGGAATAAAAAGGCGAGCACTTTGAAGGTGGCATACTTCAATCGATTGTGTTTGCTTCCAATGGCGGTTGCAGCCATCACAGCAGAAGAAGTCTGTTGGAATTCAAATTAGACCCCGACATTTGTCAGACTCGGCCTTGGCAGCAACTTCACAAATCACAAGTCTACACCACATGTCTAGGCTTTAAAAACCCACTTAACACCCATTGGATAAACCGTGTTGTGTTATCTTCATTACCATACTGCTTTCCATGCTGGCCAATGCAAATTAATTATCTCAAGAGTTTTGTGGAAGACTTTTTTTGGGTTCATaaaaggattaaaaacaaaatacactttGCAGTTGTTTCTGAGTGTTAAATTTGGACATAATGCCCAGAGAcaattagcctagcttagcataaagccaaaaaaaaaaggaaaagaggataTACCGCACCTAGAGAAGAAATTGTCTAGAACGTAACCCCAATaaatcaaaaactaaataatgGAGTAGTAATAAAGTAGTAAATAAAGGATTAATTGGTGAGTATTTTTGCGTTGTTCAAACTACTTCAGGtaattgtttttacagtgttagTGTGTCAGAAAGCGCAATGTGAAAAACCACATGCTACTTTTTAAGACCTTTGCTCGAGTGTTGAAAGTATCTTTACAATTCAAGTAGCCTCCTCACATTCTTTCAAAACACATGTTCAAGAAGCCCCTACATGTTGGACTTGATAAACTGGTTCTATATTTCTTTCCAGCCTGAATATGGAGACGTAATGCAGGTACTACACGGACGTTTGCTTTTGCAGAATGATGATGTGGATTTGTGGCACCAGTTTAATTAGTAGGTTGAGGAACAGCTCGTCTCTAACCCAAAGGAATGCCTGGGGTGTGACACGTTCAGAGCTCTAGTTCGGTGGCCGACTTGCACATGATGTTTTTGGTGAaaagtggtgttttttttgttcaaactgTAATCTTGTGATTGTTCATGCACGAACAGCCTGGTGACTTGCATGTCTGAGTGAGTGCAGGGTGAACACTGGTGAGTTTGCTGCATGGCATTTTGGAAGAAAGATTGCATGTGAGAGTCTTCAACAGAAGGGCCCTTCCCTGTTTTGGATATGCAAGGACAAGAATCAATTGTTAACCACTCACCACCAACTTCTGTAAACCTCAGTCTTTCTCAACATTtagttttgatttttaaaccaATTCTGCACCCCAACGCTGGCACATTGTGTGATGCCAAACGGATTGTAAAGGTTTTTGTGGAATAACTTGTTTGACTTGTAGACCATTGCTGCGTTATCTTGCTTCTTCAGTGGTCCAATTTTCCCAGttgatatgtatgtgtgttcatgagctttaaagggatacttcacccatttgcattaatctttgtatcattagaaacctggtagtatttttgaatggtcgtgcaacCCGCCCTCATTTttccctgagatgggaaattcAGAAAGTCTGAAAAGTAGCttttgcggttagcggggtgaaactacaaggctagttcctcatattttcgaccactgaagctacagaccaatcacagatcagtgggtgggaactcactcccagaatcgaaacttaacgtccgccatattgcttggaagctgtgctaacaggctctaggagaaagctgataatggcgaaaaaatataaaaacaacaactttatttGACATGTTCAGTTTCAACCATTACAGCCTGATTCACAGCTGCAAGCTGAAGCAATCTACTGCTGCAATTCCAAAATTTTCTGTTCTTATTCGTCATTTAGACCCcaaaattaataattaatacgGTCCAGATATTCAGAACAACataatttacatttaactcATATTACTAACACTACGAAAGACATTAGTTTAATTGCTCAGAGCGtctaaaaaacacattttcagcagAATTTGTGATTTTGTCCCGGACATGTTGCTTTAGCTGAGTTCTCTTAAACAACTAAAATATCACTTAATCTGACTTCTTATCATGTTGAATGccaataaataactttaataacTATTATGTTTGTCCCTCTACATGTGCAGCAACCAACAGTTACCAAGTAAAACcggttaaaaaacaacaattaacatGCAGGACAATAAATGGAAGAGTTTCTTATAATAAACCAATCTGTTACTTTCTACATGTTTCTACAAAATCTGACGTCAACTAGGCAAATTATGTTCAAAAAAACTTTGCAAACTATCTTCGTTTTTGTCCAGGCTTGAAGAGGCCACCACATAAATATTCGCAGTATGACTTTTTCTGACACCACATGTCTGCAGGGTGAAAGATGTCGTATTCTTTTGACAGAAAGCTCAAGTTTCCACACTTTATGCAAACTCCACGTCAGAGGGGTCAGGCCAtgctctgactgtgtgtgtgtgtgtgtgtgtgtgtgtgtgtgtgtgtgtgtgtgtacagtagagTGGTGAACAGTGTGTGCTCTGATGGCTCTGAAGGCTACACACCCCCTTCAGTTGGAGTCATGCCAGAGGGAGTATCTGTAGGCAGACTCGCAGCGAGATCAGCCGAGCCAATCAGCTGCAGGCTTCCTGTTCGCTGAGGAACGGCAGATGTGTGACAGACAGAGTTTAAGGTGGAGCGGGTTGAATGTCAGacattcagaaaacagtcaCACAGAATGTAGATTCAGTTCTTACTAACGTGCAGCCTACTTTTAAAGACTTTTGacttaacttttttaaagcttactTTACAtcagaaactttatttttaactttatttcccCCAAACTatcagtatttacattttttttaaattattgaatttattttcactttataatcagatttaaaaaaaaaaaaaaaaaatatatatatatatatatatatatatatatatacaaaaagTTATTGGATCAATAGTTACATCATtataaaaataatgttaattTATCAACccacaatatatattttttcaaaataaaatatccttttcttttttttaagacttatttttccagctttttgtgcctttttattagagagacaggacagcagaTAGAGTCTataatcagagagagagagagaaacgacATGCGGGCCACATGTGAGCCACAGATCGGAATTGAACCCAGGTCGCCCACCTAGAGGACTtaaacctctgtacatgggttgcAAGAATTAACCACTAGTCCACCGGTGCCCCTTTATCTTTTACTATTAATTTAAATTATctatattaattttttttatttcatgttacatttaaaaaataataataataataatattataattgTCTTTAAttggttttatttacttttgtctttttgattaCTTTTACAATATTCAAATccttttttaattcaacaaggttttttttttgcatatttttgtcAATTGAACAAATTTGTCAGGGTTTTGAAATAACTTCTTCACAAGTTGTCTGTTGACGCACAACATTACAGGAATGGTCACAGTTTTTCATAACTACATATTTTTAAAGAGTGAAGTATTTAACCGAAGaagaactttattttgaaatcagtaTCTGTTTGTATTACTCCTCATCTGTAAGGGTTTGCTGTTGATTAATTTGAAGGATGAATGTTTTTCTCCATGAAATGCACTTGTGTGGTGTTTGACAGAATGAAGACCCTAACCCTGAAATAGTTCATATTTCTGTCTCTCATGTTAAAACCTGCCTGCGACCTCATGgggttctgttttctgttttttcaggaGGGATCGCTGGAGGCATAGAGATCTGCATCACCTTCCCCACAGAGTACGtaaaaacacagctgcagctcgACGAGAAGGCCAATCCTCCCAAATACAAAGGCGTCGGTGAGTTTATGATCACTGTGGAGTTTCACTCAGTACGGTCTGGGGCCACTTTCTAAAGGATTACCTAGAGAGCATCCACTTCAGATTTCTGCCTGAGTAACAATCCAGCGTACTTtttgaagttgtgtttttgcagatttgAGTGTAAACATGATGCAACAGTTGTACATTTGCACAGGAAGTTAATCTTTGTTATCTGTGCACTCAGAGCTGGTGAACTTTGGCACAGACTTTTGACGTGTTTGTCAAGTGTGACACTTGTTGTTTTAAGCtgcagtggacacacacacacacatacacacacacacacatgcaacccAATAACGTCACTGTTTTACCCTTTTAATAAACCACATTTTTAAAGGAGATAGTTCATACAAAGCAGCAGATAATGTCAACCTTGTAAACTTGCCTTtaaaccccccctcctctctcttcctgtgtgtttttgtcccaTCACAGTCGACTGTGTGAAGCAGACGGTGAACGGTCATGGGGTGAGGGGTCTTTATAGAGGTCTCAGCTCTCTGCTGTATGGATCTATACCTAAAGCAGCTGTCAGGTACCTCAACTGTCCAACCtatgcatgcacaaacacttcatgaatgTACTAAGGCTTATTTCATATACCTACATGATTATAATCAGACATGTAGTCTGATTGGCTAAAGttctgttttcatcattttgtaCCACTTTCTAATAAAGCACTGGTTCCCAACCTTGGGTCCAGACCCCCCTAGGGGTTTGCCAAAGATCTCAGGGGGGGCGCAaagctctgtctgctctgaaaTTAGACTTGCATTAGTAAAaatcctgataaaaaaaaacatacttgtTTATGGTAAGAACTAAGTTGCTTTCTAATAAGCCAGCAAGTCTACACCTTTTAAATGTTAGGATAATATTAAGCAGGATTTTATTTAGCTAAGTCTGTAGCTTTGTATCTTAAGAatcttttaatacattttattttttccaacttACATTCAAGAGATTTTTCACAACCTTTCAACCCCGAGAAATCTGCTTTTCACAGATCATCACTGCTATGAAGCCATCCCAGTTTATAAAAGCTTAGCTGAAGTTATACatgtcacttttttattttaaatcattaatcCTTGTTTTTATCCTCCATGAACTTCCACAGGTTTGGGGTGTTTGAGTTCCTCAGTAACAAGATGAGGGATGAAACAGGGAAGCTGGACAGTAAGCGAGGGTTCCTCTGCGGTCTCGGGGCTGGAGTTGCAGAAGCTGTGGTCGTAGTCTGTCCCATGGAGACAGTCAAGGTATCAGTCGATATTTTTGTgccaatgaaaataaaaaactagaTGACAACAGTCAAACAGAAGATCTCTTTTTATGTGTCAGATGAAATATGTTAACAGGATTTCTGTAATGAATGAATCCACTACCTCCATTATTCCCATGACACAGcaggacaacaaaacaaaagagtcCTTGTTACTCAATCAGCTCTATAAGCTTTCATTTCACTCATCCTGTCCGCCTCAAAGAAGATAAAGATCCATTGTATTTCCATGAAAGCTAAATATGTTTGATGCTGCTCTGCACCTAACTCTGCCTGCCCCGGATTTAAAATGctttctcatttgtttttgtctcgaCTCGATCATCCTTATGATTGTTGGATTTATCGATAAATCATCCTaatgatgtctttttttccctgtttttttttaaggtcaaaTTCATCCATGATCAGACGTCAGCAAACCCAAAATACAAGGGATTTTTCCACGGGGTGAGGGAGATTGTTCGAACTGAAGGTAAGGATGATGAGCTGCATtttactgccccctgctggttaaattccaacacacacaggattTAACACTGAAGCTTTTTCATTCTCTCCCATGTATTTAAATGATCTATTAACAGGGGGCAGTTTAGATGgggatgattttcttttatcGATCCAGCCCATCCCTTAAAAAAAGCAGATGTTTGCCactatgtttttaatttctatGTTGGCAGCATATTGTGCTTTTGCATTTTTAGATCATTTTCCTATTAAATACTGACCTTTATACATCAAGCATCTTATTCTTTATGATGagcttgtttgtcttttgttctgTGCACTGAtagttttgtgtcttttttggcagACCAAGCCAAGTGGCGCTCTCcactttactgacagatcatTTTAACCACTATCATTCAGGTCTGAGGGGGACTTATCAAGGCCTGACAGCCACCGTGTTAAAACAAGGATCCAACCAGGCCATCCGCTTCTACGTTATGACTTCACTGAGGAACTGGTACaaaggtgtgtttttaaataaatcattattcATAACAAAAAGTTGCAGctaaagaattgttttttttaacagtttttttatttgttaaggtGATGACCCCGACAAAGCCATTAACCCGCTGATAACTGGAATGTTTGGAGCTGTAGCCGGTGCCGTCAGTGTGTTTGGAAACACTCCTCTGGATGTCATTAAGACCAGAATGCAGGTTTGTTGAATACCAAGTGCATCACTTAGAACATGTTCATTTAACCCAATCGAGCAGAGTAActcatatgtgtttgtgtgtgtgtgtgtgtgtgtgtgtgtgt
Proteins encoded in this window:
- the slc25a1b gene encoding tricarboxylate transport protein B, mitochondrial → MSGQPRFVSPFFRPQCLAAAAPAGKAKLTHPGKAILAGGIAGGIEICITFPTEYVKTQLQLDEKANPPKYKGVVDCVKQTVNGHGVRGLYRGLSSLLYGSIPKAAVRFGVFEFLSNKMRDETGKLDSKRGFLCGLGAGVAEAVVVVCPMETVKVKFIHDQTSANPKYKGFFHGVREIVRTEGLRGTYQGLTATVLKQGSNQAIRFYVMTSLRNWYKGDDPDKAINPLITGMFGAVAGAVSVFGNTPLDVIKTRMQGLEAHKYKSTMDCAVKIMKHEGPRAFYKGTVPRLGRVCMDVAIVFIIYEEVVKILNVVWKTD